One genomic segment of Ipomoea triloba cultivar NCNSP0323 chromosome 9, ASM357664v1 includes these proteins:
- the LOC116030537 gene encoding putative B3 domain-containing protein At5g66980, giving the protein MEMAFFMEISKLIPPMCVKHLGKWLGEIATLRRPSGHEWSVHIRTERDGTFFSDGWQTFYEDNDLDIGELVFYTYLGGMHFDVEIFIKDGLEKVWDCGVIQNSNEESDHDNPSTTPAHAERAIIP; this is encoded by the exons ATGGAAATGGCATTTTTCATGGAAATCTCAAAG CTGATTCCACCAATGTGTGTCAAGCACTTGGGAAAATGGTTAGGTGAGATTGCAACCTTGAGGCGACCGTCAGGTCACGAATGGAGTGTTCACATACGTACAGAGAGAGATGGCACATTTTTTAGCGACGGTTGGCAGACATTTTATGAAGACAATGATCTTGACATTGGTGAACTTGTGTTCTATACATATCTTGGAGGCATGCACTTTGATGTTGAAATTTTTATCAAAGATGGACTAGAGAAGGTGTGGGACTGTGGTGTTATTCAAAATTCTAATGAAGAAAGTGATCATGATAATCCTTCAACCACTCCAG CACATGCTGAAAGAGCTATCATACCATGA